The following are from one region of the Salinirussus salinus genome:
- a CDS encoding metallophosphoesterase, producing the protein MLDETEGIETVDGPARDAVGGLAGAPTVVSISDIHGYLGAARSALLTLSDHPDYEPVVEPGPDGRLQWAGNDYVLVFNGDLVDRGADSDRVVATVARLLAQAGPERVRVTFGNHEMGVLTPDRFGWGGWYSGSRSAAERRAFVDRVRAGHVVAAYGGYRVTYAHAGRPDPYDPGVLNDQLVAAAGDLGAAIGTPEDRGAQLAAIEAYPDVLGLGGRTGRGPGAGVAWLDFAHLPADAPPQVVGHTRHDQPTRKGTVVCQNVIRNNVNWEGGEAVVVETPESLVALVREADGGVGVQELSLPGSGSGSDGDSGGT; encoded by the coding sequence GTGCTGGACGAGACCGAGGGGATCGAGACGGTTGACGGGCCCGCCCGGGACGCCGTCGGCGGACTCGCGGGGGCGCCGACGGTTGTCAGCATCAGCGACATCCACGGCTATCTGGGGGCGGCCCGCAGCGCGCTGTTGACTCTCTCGGACCACCCGGACTACGAGCCGGTCGTCGAGCCCGGACCGGACGGACGTCTCCAGTGGGCCGGTAACGACTACGTGCTGGTGTTCAACGGCGACCTCGTCGACCGGGGGGCCGACAGCGACCGCGTCGTGGCGACGGTCGCCCGCCTGCTCGCGCAGGCCGGCCCGGAGCGGGTCCGGGTGACCTTCGGCAACCACGAGATGGGGGTTCTCACGCCCGACCGCTTCGGCTGGGGCGGGTGGTACTCGGGGAGTCGCTCGGCCGCCGAGCGCCGGGCCTTCGTCGACCGGGTCCGGGCGGGTCACGTCGTCGCCGCCTACGGGGGGTACCGCGTCACCTACGCCCACGCCGGCCGGCCCGACCCCTACGACCCGGGGGTGCTGAACGACCAGCTGGTGGCCGCTGCGGGGGACCTCGGCGCCGCCATCGGGACACCCGAGGACCGCGGGGCACAGCTTGCGGCCATCGAGGCCTATCCCGACGTACTCGGCCTGGGCGGGCGGACCGGCCGCGGCCCCGGCGCGGGCGTCGCGTGGCTCGACTTCGCCCACCTGCCGGCGGACGCACCCCCGCAAGTCGTCGGCCACACGCGCCACGACCAGCCCACCCGGAAGGGGACGGTCGTCTGCCAGAACGTCATCCGGAACAACGTCAACTGGGAGGGCGGCGAGGCGGTGGTGGTCGAGACCCCGGAGTCGCTGGTCGCGCTCGTCCGCGAGGCGGACGGTGGCGTCGGCGTGCAGGAGCTCTCGCTGCCCGGGAGCGGGTCCGGCTCGGACGGCGACTCCGGCGGGACGTAG
- a CDS encoding CBS domain-containing protein encodes MELPTPEDLRERRTELELTQSELADRADVSQPLIARIEGGDVDPRLSTLRRIVDALQEAEGGVLRAQDLMHSPVVSVAPDDSVHETTELMNEKGYSQVPVVREGSPQGLIGTSDIRQRPEENVGDLPVAEVMGESMTAVEPDATLDAVDSHLDHNDAVLVVEDGETVGIITEADVARHIS; translated from the coding sequence ATGGAACTCCCGACGCCGGAGGACCTCCGGGAGCGCCGGACCGAGCTGGAGCTGACCCAGAGCGAGCTCGCGGACCGGGCCGACGTCTCCCAGCCGCTGATCGCCCGCATCGAGGGCGGCGACGTCGACCCGCGACTCTCGACACTGCGGCGGATCGTCGACGCCCTCCAGGAGGCCGAGGGCGGTGTCCTCCGCGCGCAGGACCTGATGCACTCCCCGGTCGTCAGCGTCGCCCCGGACGACTCCGTCCACGAGACCACCGAGCTGATGAACGAGAAGGGGTACTCCCAGGTTCCGGTGGTCCGCGAGGGGTCCCCTCAGGGGCTTATCGGCACCTCGGACATCCGCCAGCGTCCGGAGGAGAACGTCGGTGACCTCCCCGTCGCCGAGGTGATGGGCGAGTCGATGACGGCGGTCGAGCCCGACGCGACGCTCGATGCCGTCGACAGCCACCTCGACCACAACGACGCCGTCCTGGTCGTCGAGGACGGGGAAACCGTCGGGATCATCACCGAAGCCGACGTCGCTCGCCACATCTCCTGA
- a CDS encoding DUF555 domain-containing protein yields MDYTVVLEAAWLVHDVSDIDDAIGVAVSEAGKRLNEEEMDYVEVEVGFTDCPACGEPFDSAFVAADTALVGLVLEMDVFNAESEEHAQRIAKSDIGGALRDVPLKVVDTIETGEGDE; encoded by the coding sequence ATGGATTACACGGTCGTGCTGGAGGCCGCCTGGCTGGTTCACGACGTCTCGGACATCGACGACGCTATCGGCGTGGCCGTCAGCGAGGCCGGCAAGCGGCTCAACGAGGAGGAGATGGACTACGTGGAGGTCGAGGTCGGCTTCACGGACTGTCCGGCCTGCGGGGAACCGTTCGACTCCGCCTTCGTCGCCGCCGACACCGCGCTGGTGGGGCTGGTGCTGGAGATGGACGTGTTCAACGCCGAGAGCGAGGAACACGCCCAGCGGATCGCGAAAAGCGACATCGGCGGCGCGCTCCGGGACGTCCCGCTGAAGGTCGTCGACACCATCGAGACCGGCGAGGGCGACGAGTAA
- the psmB gene encoding archaeal proteasome endopeptidase complex subunit beta translates to MQDNDITPPRHPAAAKFDHGPYEPELGSLPEQGGDREEDDRTVNKTGTTTIGIAAADGVVVATDKRASLGGRFVSNKNVQKVEQIHPTAALTLVGSVGGAQSFIRTLRAEANLYEARRGKDMSINALATLAGNFARGGPFLAINPILGGVDEDGTHVYSIDPAGGVMEDDYTVTGSGLTVAYGTLEDRYEPDMSVEEAVDVAAAGVSAAAERDTGSGNGIFIAKVTDEGVDISDHDLDEFAG, encoded by the coding sequence ATGCAGGACAACGACATCACGCCGCCGCGCCACCCCGCCGCGGCCAAGTTCGACCACGGCCCCTACGAGCCCGAACTCGGGTCGCTGCCCGAGCAGGGGGGCGACCGCGAGGAGGACGACCGGACGGTCAACAAGACCGGCACGACGACCATCGGTATCGCCGCCGCCGACGGCGTCGTGGTGGCGACGGACAAGCGCGCCTCGCTGGGCGGCCGCTTCGTCTCCAACAAGAACGTCCAGAAGGTCGAACAGATCCACCCGACGGCCGCGCTCACGCTCGTGGGCTCGGTGGGCGGTGCCCAGTCCTTCATCCGGACGCTGCGCGCCGAGGCGAACCTCTACGAGGCCCGCCGGGGCAAGGACATGTCGATCAACGCGCTGGCGACGCTCGCGGGCAACTTCGCCCGCGGCGGCCCCTTTCTCGCGATCAACCCCATCCTCGGCGGCGTCGACGAGGACGGCACCCACGTCTACAGCATCGACCCCGCCGGCGGCGTGATGGAGGACGACTACACCGTCACCGGTTCCGGGCTGACGGTCGCCTACGGTACCCTCGAGGACCGCTACGAACCGGACATGAGCGTCGAGGAGGCCGTCGACGTGGCCGCCGCCGGCGTCTCCGCGGCCGCCGAACGGGACACCGGCTCCGGCAACGGCATCTTCATCGCCAAAGTCACTGACGAAGGGGTCGACATCTCCGACCACGACCTCGACGAGTTCGCGGGCTGA